Proteins found in one Streptomyces sp. NBC_00461 genomic segment:
- a CDS encoding aspartate aminotransferase family protein: MRPEIKRAQHTIPTGASSPLRACRNVESAPLVVAEAHGQYLHDIDGTRYVDFMYGFGPLILGHAPQPVSDAIARQAANGTLFGTYCVQEVELAERIAETAGHLEQLRFVCSGTEAVMSTLRLARAHTGRTGVLRFNGGYHGHFDLVQNKDEARMRDAGLDPAAMRSNVYAEYNDTESVERAFAEHPGRIAAVVVEPIACNMSLVLPQDGFLADLRRICDREGTLLIFDEVITGFRLTYGPASELLGVAPDLTAFGKIIGGGTPVGAFGGRRDIMRLLDEEQVLQGGTLAGNPLTMAAGLATLDVLAEPGFYEDLERKGALLEAAVERHRAEKGLDFHFVRTGSIFAFIFVPRSATVRRKADVAAQPVSPYTTLYAGIREAGYHLAPDIEEPMYISAATTDETLEDFAARAVELLAADPNTPVVTPA; encoded by the coding sequence ATGAGGCCGGAAATCAAGCGCGCTCAGCACACCATCCCCACCGGCGCCAGCTCGCCGCTGCGCGCCTGCCGCAACGTCGAAAGCGCCCCGCTGGTCGTCGCCGAGGCCCACGGGCAGTATCTCCACGACATCGACGGCACCCGGTACGTCGACTTCATGTACGGCTTCGGGCCGCTCATCCTCGGACACGCCCCGCAGCCCGTCAGCGACGCCATCGCCCGCCAGGCCGCGAACGGCACGCTGTTCGGCACGTACTGCGTGCAGGAGGTCGAGTTGGCCGAGCGCATCGCCGAGACCGCCGGCCACCTGGAGCAACTGCGCTTCGTGTGCAGCGGCACCGAGGCCGTGATGTCCACGCTCAGGCTGGCCCGCGCCCACACCGGGCGCACCGGCGTGCTGCGCTTCAACGGCGGCTACCACGGCCACTTCGACCTGGTGCAGAACAAGGACGAGGCACGCATGCGCGACGCCGGTCTCGACCCGGCCGCGATGCGTTCCAACGTCTACGCCGAGTACAACGACACCGAGAGCGTCGAGCGCGCCTTCGCCGAGCACCCCGGCCGGATCGCCGCCGTGGTCGTCGAACCCATCGCCTGCAACATGTCCCTCGTGCTGCCGCAGGACGGCTTCCTCGCCGACCTGCGCCGCATCTGCGACCGCGAGGGCACGCTGCTGATCTTCGACGAGGTCATCACCGGCTTCCGGCTCACCTACGGACCGGCCTCCGAACTGCTCGGTGTCGCCCCGGACCTCACCGCCTTCGGCAAGATCATCGGAGGGGGCACGCCCGTCGGCGCGTTCGGCGGCCGCCGCGACATCATGCGGCTGCTCGACGAGGAGCAGGTCCTGCAGGGGGGCACCCTGGCCGGAAATCCGCTGACCATGGCGGCCGGCCTCGCCACCCTGGACGTGCTGGCCGAGCCCGGCTTCTACGAGGACCTGGAGCGCAAGGGCGCCCTCCTGGAGGCCGCGGTGGAGCGTCACAGGGCCGAGAAGGGGCTCGACTTCCACTTCGTGCGCACCGGCAGCATCTTCGCGTTCATCTTCGTTCCGCGCAGTGCCACGGTGCGCCGCAAGGCGGACGTCGCCGCCCAGCCTGTGTCGCCGTACACCACGCTGTACGCGGGCATCCGCGAGGCCGGCTACCACCTGGCGCCGGACATCGAGGAGCCGATGTACATCTCCGCCGCGACGACGGACGAGACGCTGGAGGACTTCGCGGCCCGCGCCGTCGAACTCCTCGCCGCGGACCCGAACACGCCGGTCGTCACCCCGGCCTAG